Proteins from a single region of Geothrix sp. PMB-07:
- a CDS encoding putative DNA-binding domain-containing protein, whose amino-acid sequence MVEARALRLQRAMASFVLDEDESALEADAGRVARRQGLSVADQQAFRAQTEALLTYRELARMSLIEPLETMFPVLKALLEKDEVWDGCVQQFLEARVLRSSHYRDIAPSFLGWLATTAWGQDRWPFLLELAHVELLEVLVARFPDEAPASGLHAEPQAADHLVLEAATQIVSYAHAVHQASEASPHPESRPTHLIAFRQDDGEAQLLELTPATAAFLVRAQAMPLGEAAASLGLNDLASLFSLLRDLHRDGAIAGFQSHT is encoded by the coding sequence ATGGTTGAAGCTCGCGCACTCCGGCTTCAGCGGGCGATGGCGTCGTTCGTTCTGGATGAAGACGAATCAGCCCTGGAGGCGGATGCCGGTCGCGTGGCCCGCCGCCAGGGGCTGTCCGTGGCGGATCAACAGGCCTTCCGGGCGCAGACCGAGGCGCTTCTGACCTATCGGGAGCTGGCTCGCATGAGCCTCATCGAGCCACTGGAAACCATGTTCCCCGTGCTGAAGGCGCTCCTGGAAAAAGATGAAGTCTGGGATGGCTGCGTGCAGCAGTTCCTGGAGGCCAGGGTGCTCCGCAGTAGCCACTACCGCGACATCGCACCGTCCTTCCTGGGTTGGCTGGCGACCACCGCCTGGGGCCAGGACCGCTGGCCCTTCCTGCTGGAGCTGGCCCATGTGGAGCTCCTCGAGGTGCTGGTGGCCCGCTTTCCGGACGAAGCGCCTGCCAGCGGGCTGCACGCAGAACCGCAGGCCGCAGACCATCTCGTGCTGGAAGCAGCCACCCAGATCGTGTCGTACGCCCACGCCGTGCACCAGGCAAGCGAGGCGTCGCCACATCCCGAATCACGGCCCACCCACCTCATCGCCTTCCGCCAGGACGATGGCGAAGCGCAGCTGCTGGAGCTGACCCCAGCCACAGCCGCCTTTCTGGTGCGCGCACAGGCAATGCCCTTGGGTGAGGCCGCCGCCTCCCTGGGGTTGAACGACCTGGCATCCCTGTTCTCCCTGCTCCGTGACCTCCACCGCGATGGCGCCATCGCGGGATTCCAATCCCACACCTAA